The Candidatus Methanoperedens sp. genomic interval CAATAAAAAAACAGGATGTACCGAAACATGTCGTCCTTGCCATAGCAGAAAGCGATGTGCTCGCAGATAACAATTATAATAAACTGAATTCTTTCGCTGCATGGTGCAAAGAGACGGGGACAGATGCCGTTACAATATACATAAGTATAATCGAAGTGGATGCACAGCTCAGCAAAAAAATATGCGGTAAATTGTCCACGGAAATACCGTCCGTACTACATGGCATAACTCCCAATATTAATGTAATCACGCGCGGGGACAAAGAAATAAAAAAACACGCAAGCGAAGGAATGGCTCTTGATATCTCACTCGGGTATAGCGGAAAATATGAATTGACAAGGTCAATTAAGGAAATAATGGCACAGGTAGAACGTGGAATCCTGAACCC includes:
- a CDS encoding undecaprenyl diphosphate synthase family protein; protein product: MGLISALYEWKLRNAIKKQDVPKHVVLAIAESDVLADNNYNKLNSFAAWCKETGTDAVTIYISIIEVDAQLSKKICGKLSTEIPSVLHGITPNINVITRGDKEIKKHASEGMALDISLGYSGKYELTRSIKEIMAQVERGILNPEDINEEVIESYLLFKSEPDIVIRAGGKRLTDFLIWQSVYSELYFTDVNWLDFRKVDFLRVIRDFQKRQRRFGK